The nucleotide sequence TATTCCTGCGCGACAAGAAAGAAATTCTGTCGCACCACCCTTGCCACCTAGAAGAAGACAAACCACACTGCCAAAGTCACCAGAAGACACCAGATACAACAATACAACCAGTATACTTCGAGACCGGCATGATGCCAGAGGTCATTTAGCTGATTCTCAGCCAAATCTGCATAGCAACAATTTAAGTTTAAATCGCTCTCTCGGGTCAACGGCTTCCTTAAACGACACATCCACTTTTCCAAGGAGAGGGTTTCAAAGCAATGGTCGATCTCCAGAAACAGACTCTAACCGTATATATTATAGCATTAATTCTTCATCTGGGGGATTGAATCGCGTTCCTTCAGAATATCAACTGTTTACAGATCTACCGATATCAAGGGGATTTCAAAATACCACAGCCAACCATTTTGTGTCAACAAAAAGGTTAGAACCAGATGAAAATAGTTCTGGGATATTCGTGAAAGATTCATTGCACTTCCCATCCGGTAAGCCTATTAAATGAAAAACGAATAGTTTTTATGTGTGTAATGTCCTGACTTTCAAAGTTGCTTTTGAATAAAACTCAAGAGCTTATCAGACTAAACATATGGACGATTTGTGCATGTATAAAGCTCACATGATTTTACAAAGTTGCGATTGTATGCACTTCTGTATTATTTTTACAGAGATTAACATTGGATATAAAAACTATACGTCAATGCGACAGAaactaaactacacaaaaaaatcaaaaagttgtCGATCAGTCAACCGACAATAGtggttttttatttgaaatgttacAGAATATTCGTTATACATGGCAATCATTATTTTCAAAGTTCAAAACGAACTTAATTTCCATCTTTGTAAcagttttctttgattttttcaataatattCCAACAACTTGCATGTCAAATAAAGGATGTTTGCTAcactgtttcaaaataacaagctttttaaaagaccaTTCTTAAATTGTGATAGTATAAATAAAGGAACTAAATAGTAAATAGTAGACCAAAGGATTTGAAATCTAGTTGATATAATTCTGAATTGGCACTTAGACAAATTAAGAAGTTATGCAAGTAGATAGACTTTGTTTCTGCAATATGTGATTAAAATAATGATGACTGAAGTGCTAAACAAATTTAACCTGTGaatacatgaaaaaataaaattacgaaAATACTAAACTcgaaggaaaattaaaaacggaaaatcccttatcaaatggcaaaatcaagatcTCTATGCTTAACCATACTGAGTGTTCCttccaaatatatataattttctgatCAAAGGGTAAACCCGTTAGTACATTCGTGACATTATAGATGGTTTGCTATTTATTAATACAGTTTTTAGGTCTTAACCACCTACGGTCTTGTCAATCTTTCAATAAACAGCATGACCATGATAATTTCTGgagaaaaaagtaataaaactcCGACgaaacttctaaaaaaaaaagtccattatcaaatggaaaaatccgaaagctcaaaaacatcaaacgaatggttaacaaTTGCCATACTTCTGATTTGTTACAGACATATTCGTATGTAGATAAATGGtggatttatatataaaaaagaagatgtggtatgattgccaatgagacaactgtcaacaagagaccaaaatgacacaatattTATAGCTAaccaaaacctctcacttgtatgacagtcacatgaaattgtattataataacaacgatgtatgaacaaaacaaagagacataataggtaaaaatgtcaaacatagggGTACAGCAGACAACATTGtgttgtataaaacaaataaatatgtaaaaaagaaacacaaaaaggcatatagacaaagcacactAGTAAAAATGAAGAACAAGAACATGataatttaccatagcacaaagCATACATATGAAAAATGCTTTCTTATTTCAGAAAACTGGCAACAAACAATTGACGAATTGATTGCCCTATACATAGAACTTGAAATGGAAGATCCCCGTAAACAGGACCTCAAAAGGCATATTATAACTCGAGTTTTGCCGCGACTGAGACGCACTGATATTGCAGGAATTGCGAAACTTTTGCACATAGGTAGTAAAAACATCACGGAAATTGTAGTTCCTGTATTAATTGAAGAAACGATAGAGGTAGATTTACGATATGTAAATGTAGTAGCGTTGTATCAAGCATTTGATTCAGTGGTCGAAGTCTTCACCGGTTCATCTCTCGATCTtcttttggttttatttaatcTAGCAACAATtattcgaatgaagtataatgaaaatcaaaagcCCATGAGGAAAAGTATTTGCAAAAAATGTCTAGACAGGTGTAAATCTCTTGGATCGTCCAAACTGTGCAATGTGTTGAATGTAGTGAAGTCATTTACTGAACAGTTTAAGACATCAACGAAATGGGAACTTCCCAGGAGTAAAACAGAAGAAGGACAAAGTTTTCCGACGAAGTTTATAGACCAGTATTCATATTTGTTTGGACTCTTAAATAAGGTAAGATCTGCCTTTGTTTGGGGCCATTATTTGTTATCAACTTATTactatttaaggtctttcctttttctataaggataTATATTTAAACTAATAAAGAAAGACCtgactgtatttcttctgattattattattattctttccgccaaactttaacgacATTTCCCCAAAAAAGTACGCGACAaaaatgatattaggtatctagTATCGGTTGATATCAACGAACCCACATTATATCCATAACTCATATGCACAAAGTATTGTTATGGAAAATAAGTGCAAACAGGACAAGTCCTCTCGGAAATTCTACAAGTGTGTTATGCATTTCGATACAATTTgtgttaaatattatataattaatctaAATCAATCAGCATATCAATGCAAAATTTGACGAATCGTCAATCAGACAAACTTTTAGGCCCTTATCCTTTATTTTTGTCGAGGTTGGGGTGCGAATGCACGGATGCAAAAGGTTGggtttgttgtttttattggaCAAAAACTTTATTCTGTTTCAGTTGAAAACAATTGCGTTTCAGTCACatacagtttttgttttaattgaaaacTGAGAGTTAAATTGATTCCCTAATTTTCAATGAAAACAAAGTTCTCTTTTCAATTTaacttctaaaatattttttcgaGACATTTAATACCAGCCAATTCATTACTACAAAATTAGAATGGACGGTGCGCCTATAtcttcattttaatatttataaaaatactagtATGGAAGTCAATCGTTTAATCTTCACTCAGAGAACAAAGATGAAATACaggatttacattttttatctatgaaataaactgaaaaacgcTATCCAGTCCTAATATTATCAAAAACTTACGAATTAAATTTCGTTGATAATTAAAGCGATGTTTTTTAAGATTTGAAATTCAGTTTTGGTGGAtagtctgattggcaatcataccacgtctctttatctttatatttagATGGTCATATTCATTTAAGAACTACAGTGTGGAAGTAAaaagattaaattaaataaagtacTGCATAAAAAATGTTATCCATTATCATGATTTTATGCATAAGAAATCTAAAAGATATGTTAGTAAAAGTGGTAACACAGGATAGAAGGACGGACtgtcaattgaaaaaaagataagaCAGATATTGGTGCATATTTTAATTTACAACAGGCCACTTACGGACAACTCAAAGAAGTTTTGAAGTTGCAAGACTTTCTAAAGTGCATGAATCTTCCTTTGGGAGTTATCGGTTTTGTGTCCATATTTATACATTCGGTCAACACCGTGGACTGAAAGGACAGATTGATATTGGACCTATGCTTATATTTTATCACAATATGACACTTATGTATAGTAGAAAAGTCCATGAGCCCGGTAGCAGAACTCTGAACAACGGCTGATTTTCTTTCCAAGTCAGCTTGCGAAGTTCGCAGGGCACTGCGAATTATCTATGACGTCAAGGAACAACGTCACAGCGGAAAACAACATCGGCTGTGTTGAAAGGTACTGTTTCTGCATCGGCCCTATGGCAGAAAGAAGGTTAAAACTATTGAAAGTTGACATTTCACTTGGAAACTGAACATATACTCAAAGGACACTTACCAAGGAAGAATGTTTCATTAGAATTTAATCCCAAGATCAGGAATACCAGAATTACCAAAAGTGACCTTACAAATACCGTTGTATTGCTTGGTTTGCCAAATGCTCCCAAAATCAGTATCCAAATGATTTACTATCTGCAATTCAAGTCAGGTATCAGAAGTACGATGGGATTTATGATGAGAACAAatttttacgacaaaagaaaaaATGAATCGTAACCTAAATACATCTTTGCTATATATTGGATATAAACTAgcgttaaaaaaatatgtttaaggcGTTAATggttggatatttttttttaaacaaaccatGTTTAAAAGACtgaagtatatatatttgtttatctagtcataaatatttccttatttttgttttgttttcaactgaaaaatatatatttttacaattcaGTATTGTTGATTACTATAGCAAATTGCCTGACAAAAGATTAAAATGGTGTTACTATGATCAGAAAATGAAAACTCTCCACAAATTCATATTATAGCTAATTTAGTAAATACAGTAGATTTTGTATTTACTGTATTTTCTATAGAGGTATAACGCCAACACTTGATGTCATGTAACATATACTGctagatattttatttcataacggtTCGTATATTTCGAAGTCTAAGGTAAAAGCTTTTTTTCTATTTGCATTTTTCGTGAATAATCTAACCAATCATTAATTATGTTTTAGATATTCCTTTGTGTTAAGACTACAGATAACACGTATGTTGATGCATTGAAGCGTTCTACTGAACATCTTGTTGAAAAGAAACACAAGCCTCAATCAGAGAGTACTATACAGGAAATAACATTGAGATTAATAACAACTGCTTGTTTTCTTCTTCTAAAAAATGGTAAGAAAGGGGTACtatatagaaaataattttaagattACTAACTAGCGTTTGTTAACTTCTTCTCAAAAATCATCTGTTGGTTATGTTTTAGGTTACAAACACTCattgtaacataaattggattttttcctttgatgttgttatgaaataatttgcttaaaaagtgtggtgagggaaaaccatggtatattatatgcaaatttatgttgtaccatactttgctaattacATCATGCAACTCGActagaatccaaaggaaaaaaGGCGCAGCTTCAGCCATggtataacatattcattttcatgttattctATGACTGAAGctccacattttttttaaatgtatccgcctctaaaatatttaggaaactgTAAAACGTACCAAAAGGTcaagatcttcatttgttttcattttataagaaaaagcaCAAACTATAGGATTGTTACGAATTCCCTTAATTTTGGAAACAATTACTAAAtgtttcttctttcagttttgaaaaaaataaaatgtaaaactatcatttcctttgcgaaaattcaattaaatttcgaTTCAAAAAGGGGGTACCTatacaaaaaggaataaatatcggctacaaatatctgtgaaaaaaaCATGATTAGGGGACGTACACTATCTtcgcccctggatccgccactattaaaatattgttttatcattaaaattgtgttttaataaataatctaataaaataatggaaaaaggcatttttcaattagatgaaaattctgtaaaatatgattaatttgtatgatacattgaaaaaaaaaataattcttaccGTCActagaataattatttaatccttGTCGCTAGAATCCGACATTTTTGTTTACCTCAGTCTGATGACATTATGAAATTACCTGCGCCTACAATCATACACGCGgcgcaaaactaaaaaaaaaaaaatcgggaaaatccgacattttctttactttctgcAAATTCAGGGGTTCTATTACATGAAATACACAGACAATCATACACGAAGCGCAAAAGTGACTTGCGCGAGCttccatttcattggataaaactgtaacgtTATTAGTTGAAGGTCTTgaagctgtcaatcattttatttatattacaaattttatataccatgtgtcttactcattaacatatttaaacaaactcatccttcggattcgtttgtttaaatatgttaactcgtaaaaaCCATGGTACTTAATTTTAATCACTTTGTCCTTATGTAAATATTTTCAATTCGTCTGTGTGTTTAAAACGAATATTTTCGTTACGCTTATCTCAGGACACGTTCAGTAGAGGATTCAGAACTTCAGGGGGCCCAACTGACTgcccagtcatgcttcagtgattccctatataatcaacaaaatttttcccacaaaagggagtccgggtcccccccccccccccccccccccccttggatctgCCTATAACGTCGAACATAGTGGCTTGTTATATCAGCTGATTTAGAACATAATGAGCTGTTTCGTGTAATATCATATTCCCAAGGACAATTCAGAACGGATAGCCCCTTTTAAAGGGGAGGTATATGCACGAAAGAATGCGAAATGAAGTTGCCATTTCACGACGAACGAACAGTTAGAAATATTTTGCCCATCATTTTACCAATTAcacgaaacacggtgaataacgaacATTTTTCATGGCTGagcgtgaaataaaaatggcaaaacacgttgcacgaaaataaccctttaccattCTCATGAATGGCAAAATCCAAAACTCAAACGAATCAAACGAATGGAagacaattgtcatattcctatCTTATACCagtatatattgtattatatatcatGCAAAATATTTGTTTAGAGTAGTACAATTAAATCAACTCTAAACctgaataaatatatttctcCCCAATGTTGATTAACTCTGTATAAAGAAGTTATGCCACTATGTGATATGTACGTCCGTCTGTTTGTGTTTACACGTGGACAGATACGAGGAAATTTAGAAAtcatttttacacatttttatcaaaGTCACCCATTTCTGTTCTATATGAATACCCATACTAGATGTTGCATTCGTTCATATTTAACATACACCTACTACTTAACCAGCCCAGATGTATGAGATTTCTTTGCTCCAGAACAAAAAATGAAGCTTCATTTCAGCATGTAACGTTCTATAATAAGACATGAAAACAAAATCACAGGTTGATCTTATTCATGCTAGAGTTTTAATGTGATCGTTGGGATAACagtttcataataataaaaataatacattgctgtcgtgttttgaatattttcttcTTCAGAATTTTCAGTAATTGTCAAAAGAGAGATAAAATATCTGTACTTATATTACCCAGATATGTATGACTTAAAAAGTGTAACTATTTTGATGAACTGATGTGAATAGCTTCAATTTTCATTTACCATAACAAAATATagataaatacttttaaaaatttcaGTGAAACGGCAACGtctaaagaatttgttttaaatacttCGTTAAAGTAATCAAATACGTTTACGTCCACCCTTTCCCCTAATAAAAaccatacaaattaaaaaaaaatatcctgtaaaaacttaaaaataaagtaaaaaataccttaacaaattatttacaaatgtatcagTATTTTATACTTCTCTCTTTTCAGATGCTTACTTGGAATTGCAATCAGAAGAAACAATCAAAGGATTGTTTACTGTTTTAGAATCAATTTTGATGAATTCGAAAGTTTTACAAGAAACAAGAATGTCATTGATGACAGTTTTAGAACCTTTGTTGTTAGTTGAAAACCCCAAAACTGTAAAACGAATTTTGCAATTATTTATCAAAAATCACCAAACATCAGTCCCTATCTCCAGACTTGTGCAACAATACATTAGCAAGGAGCTTTTACATACAggaattaaatttttaaattattcctGTTTAAACGAAATAGTCCCAACATGGTTAACTACAAAAGGAGTACTGAGttataatgaaaaagaaatacTTCTCCATTGTTTGATGCCAACACTGTCATGCTTGTGTAATGGAGAAATTACTGAATACAAAACAGCAGACCAACAGAaaagaaatattcattttaacAATTTGCGGATACTGACATATCTGCAAGAtggtaaaactcataaatctgtAATACAACTATTGGCATATCAGTTTCAACCACTACCATTATTTTACATCACAGAACGAATGTCCTCATTAACTCTTAACGACTTTCTTTTACGAAAAAGGAAAAAATCAAATTGGCAGCCCAACAAAATGTTAACGTCATTGGTGTTGGAAATTGTTGATGTGGTTATTTTCCTTAAAGACAGAGGTATCATTCACCGGGATCTCACAAGTCATGCGTTTAGAATATGTGATGGTGGCCAAAGAATCGTTTTACACGATTTCTCCATAGCATTAATGCTTGAAGACAAAGATTTCATACAAGGCAAGAGCTTAGTCATTagtttattgataattttatcttaataattgacaaaaataaaataaaatattcaagttTCCTTGATTCTGTTGAAATGCCCTGCACAATTAAaactgaaatttaaatttataacagttttttttattaatattattgaACAGCTGACGACAACCATTTAATTCCCACTTTGTGGTCAGCTCCGGAGAGCATATTGGAAGACAAATACAATGTAAAGTCAGACGCATGGATGGTTGGTCATTTACTGTATGAAGTGTTTACACATGGATGTCAGCCGTATACAGAGATGTACACCTTTGGTATTGACAAGGTCCTCTCCTATGTGAGTAAATGTAGCAAATGacaaatatattcaaataaaaagtaaattaacaaaaaataccgaacttcaaggaaaattcaattcgggaatatatattaaaaaaagatgttttatggttgccaatgagtcaactcaccacaagagaccaaatgacacatatttGAACAACTGTAGATCGCCATACGgtatttaacaatgagcaaagcccataccgcatagtcagcaataaaaggccccgaaaatgtaaaacaaatcatacgagaactaacggcctaatgtatgtgcaaaaaatgaacgaaaaacatgtatgtaacacaccaacaaacgacaaacactgtgttacaggctcctgacttgggacagacacatacataaataaagccCTTTATAAAAGggtaaatcaaaagctcaagcacatcaatCAAATGGAAAACATCTCTTATAATTCAGACTTGAaagtttttggcacaacttttttgaacttttggtcctcgatgccttttgttagctattattctttgtcaaatatgttctcctatttatttgtattgtagtcctgtaatgttgtgttgtcatttaaaGTTATGTCTAACAtggccattaaagcgggaggtttggcacgccaaaaaaccaggttcaacccatcatttttttctttcaaaaaatgtcctgaaccaagtcaggaatatgatcattgttatattatagttcgtttctgtgtgtgttacattttaacgttgtgtttcttttgtgtcgtttgtttcctcttatatttgaatgtgaattcacattaatATGCggcgtgtcacggtacttttctatcccaaattcatgtatttagtttggatgttatatttgttattctcatcggattttgtctaatgcttagttcgtttttgtgtgtgtgtgtgtgttacattttaatgttgtgtcgtcactctcctcttatatttaatgcgtttccctcggttttggtttgtgatccggatttgttttttttctatccatttatgagttttgaacatcggtatactactgttgcctttattgatagGCATTTCTGCGTGTAGGTTAAGTTGACagtcgcgcgtctggcgtaaatacaacaTTTGATAattgtatctataatgagtttatttatgtattCTAAATGATTTTGTGATTGAATAAGTAGTCATATGTTAATCGAAGTATCGGTCCACaatcaaaaatatattatatatttttacctTCGCACCATTTAAAAACTGAAAACCCGATTTGAAAGTAAAGACACACATTCGATTTCACATTTTAGGTTGTTTTCCATAATCTTCAACCAAAGCAGTGGCAATGCATTCCTAAGTGCATCTTTGAATTAATCACCGCATTGTTACAACGGAACCCAGACGACAGATGCGATCTTTCTGAGATACATAATAAACTGAAAGAGACGATAGATATGTATAGCAGTCAAGGTAATAATTCAGTTTTGGGAAACAAAGAAAGTCATTGCTCTACATAGAAACTTGATGAagttaaattaacaaaaattaatagCCACATTGACAAaactattaaaagtaaaaaaaaataaaaaaaaaatactgaactccaaagaaaattcaaaaacaaaatcgTTAATCAATTAGCAAACCAACATCTCCTTTAATACAcatgcgttgtcagtttgttttagatttatgagtttgactatccctttggtatctttcgtccctcttttacaatgtCAAAACACACTTCGCTAAAAACAAGATTTAGGGGACGATAGGATTAAATGTGATGCATTGAAAACTAAACAACAATTGACAATTTGGAGTGTCTGCTAGAAGAAAAATGAATAAAGCAGATTAATGTACGTGTATATAATAGTCAGTATACGTGTTATTCTATTTATCAGGAATTTAAGTCACGAATACAACTGTCTAGAACAACGATGTAAGTCTTGCATGGCATGCCATCTTTTTTGTAATCCTATTTGTATGGCATGGTTTAGTGTTTGCATGTTTTGTTAGACTTagccattttcattttttttatatattttactagTATGTGTGAACTGCTATCTAGGGTTTTTGCAACAcatattgttatttgtttaaagcatcaaacaaatttcaaaatagaaaaatatagtaAAAGGTTTGCTACATAAAACAAAACGTTGGGTTTTAAGCATACGATTCCTGCAGAAATGAAAAATTCTTCTttatgaaaaagattttttttcccaTGAGTAGATTTTTCAACTCTTAAAATAGAATCCCAGAAATGTTTAAAATGTCAGGCTATGATGATTTTATACTTTATTTGTGGGTAGCAAGTGGTTTTATTGCCATCGGGAtatattctttttaaatgttGCTAGATTAGATTTTGATGTTTTGACAGGCATTTTATTATGCAGAATATTTGATTAGAATACTTTCATAGGTAAGACGTGTTTCAGTTCTAATCAGACCAtaatattcaatttcaaaattgtCCTTAACAAATGAAATGAACTTGTCATCCCTAATGGACAGAAGAGCACGGATCTGTCGCGTCTTTTTAGTAAAACAAgatgtaaaaataataatcatgCAACACGTAAATGttataatatttcttttacaagGTTTTCTAGTCATCGAGATTTCAAAACGTTTCTGTCGAACCTAGtgatagaacatcatctatatactAGTAGCAGATAGTGTTGTGAATCACTTCGTCGTCTTCTATCGTAATCCATGTCATACTGGGTTTATCTCTTATATCTCTAATTCATTGCAAACGGATTTAAAAACATGAGGTTTCATACCTGATATCacattttatacttttaaattttgGTAACTTTCCATGCCAAAACATGAAGCGAAGTCATTTCTTTTAAATCAATTCGTGACTTTatacttatatttgtttttactaatTATCATATTTCGATTCttgttattgtattgtattttgtttaaaataagttTCAATCATTACAGTAGGATCGAAACGCAGACATCCTTCATTCCGACATGAAGAGGATACATTATATCCCAGTATAGATCCTAAACAGGACGTTCCAATGAGGGTAAGTTCTATTTTGTAGTTTAGTTAGACATGTTCGTTGACAGGTCTAAAGCAATGTCACCATAAATTGTGTTGCAACCCAAACCAACAAATTATGTTTGCTTACACTCgtatgtatgaaaaaaatatattacattataACCCCAAAAGTTAACCGTTTAAATCAGGTATTGTGCTTAACACATCCATATGCTACATTTATTTTCTTCACTACAAAAATACAAAGTAGATAActtagggaccgttcaatatttatcagatggatgggccggtgcaaaatggggcggggcaagcactttttt is from Mytilus galloprovincialis chromosome 6, xbMytGall1.hap1.1, whole genome shotgun sequence and encodes:
- the LOC143080673 gene encoding uncharacterized protein LOC143080673 isoform X1, producing the protein MAAKYEDDEMPYAEVGSPTRHLYINIPARQERNSVAPPLPPRRRQTTLPKSPEDTRYNNTTSILRDRHDARGHLADSQPNLHSNNLSLNRSLGSTASLNDTSTFPRRGFQSNGRSPETDSNRIYYSINSSSGGLNRVPSEYQLFTDLPISRGFQNTTANHFVSTKRLEPDENSSGIFVKDSLHFPSENWQQTIDELIALYIELEMEDPRKQDLKRHIITRVLPRLRRTDIAGIAKLLHIGSKNITEIVVPVLIEETIEVDLRYVNVVALYQAFDSVVEVFTGSSLDLLLVLFNLATIIRMKYNENQKPMRKSICKKCLDRCKSLGSSKLCNVLNVVKSFTEQFKTSTKWELPRSKTEEGQSFPTKFIDQYSYLFGLLNKIFLCVKTTDNTYVDALKRSTEHLVEKKHKPQSESTIQEITLRLITTACFLLLKNDAYLELQSEETIKGLFTVLESILMNSKVLQETRMSLMTVLEPLLLVENPKTVKRILQLFIKNHQTSVPISRLVQQYISKELLHTGIKFLNYSCLNEIVPTWLTTKGVLSYNEKEILLHCLMPTLSCLCNGEITEYKTADQQKRNIHFNNLRILTYLQDGKTHKSVIQLLAYQFQPLPLFYITERMSSLTLNDFLLRKRKKSNWQPNKMLTSLVLEIVDVVIFLKDRGIIHRDLTSHAFRICDGGQRIVLHDFSIALMLEDKDFIQADDNHLIPTLWSAPESILEDKYNVKSDAWMVGHLLYEVFTHGCQPYTEMYTFGIDKVLSYVVFHNLQPKQWQCIPKCIFELITALLQRNPDDRCDLSEIHNKLKETIDMYSSQVGSKRRHPSFRHEEDTLYPSIDPKQDVPMRGIPQLFLQMKKQTISRSDHLYNAYTNLKIEERRSQITQIQIQISELTAPDRPRVDIENDHIHVREPVTTALIDRIRSHLESDTFINVLKMKSCPTWTKTDGQSDTYLLDYSMDCRTSVMEIANSRHFGDPFIDIVKKKNIDLVLKMVKFVMEMNRCSWILGSVRCADMYLCNENDQVVMARLGRMLWFDRSGLEDDYVIASQDCTDDMRWCPIEVLQFKQYSFASDVYSLAMTIYEFFMTLSVNQKDPMAGELESAPFPNVALEDLRDNLFRDCKPDQPEACPEWLYEQMCRCWSKDKDKRPTCGELYTIIEKHLRTEENVSEQDQYDKITEQTDNNDQYDDILENGAKNNLSVSEMEGDYESIPFDCVNSDSDSEDNEILLRKQQQRKTKGILLDTNADANSTDSMEYGFVTNTDNELESPRANSVVFSLDI
- the LOC143080673 gene encoding uncharacterized protein LOC143080673 isoform X2; this translates as MAAKYEDDEMPYAEVGSPTRHLYINIPARQERNSVAPPLPPRRRQTTLPKSPEDTRYNNTTSILRDRHDARGHLADSQPNLHSNNLSLNRSLGSTASLNDTSTFPRRGFQSNGRSPETDSNRIYYSINSSSGGLNRVPSEYQLFTDLPISRGFQNTTANHFVSTKRLEPDENSSGIFVKDSLHFPSENWQQTIDELIALYIELEMEDPRKQDLKRHIITRVLPRLRRTDIAGIAKLLHIGSKNITEIVVPVLIEETIEVDLRYVNVVALYQAFDSVVEVFTGSSLDLLLVLFNLATIIRMKYNENQKPMRKSICKKCLDRCKSLGSSKLCNVLNVVKSFTEQFKTSTKWELPRSKTEEGQSFPTKFIDQYSYLFGLLNKIFLCVKTTDNTYVDALKRSTEHLVEKKHKPQSESTIQEITLRLITTACFLLLKNDAYLELQSEETIKGLFTVLESILMNSKVLQETRMSLMTVLEPLLLVENPKTVKRILQLFIKNHQTSVPISRLVQQYISKELLHTGIKFLNYSCLNEIVPTWLTTKGVLSYNEKEILLHCLMPTLSCLCNGEITEYKTADQQKRNIHFNNLRILTYLQDGKTHKSVIQLLAYQFQPLPLFYITERMSSLTLNDFLLRKRKKSNWQPNKMLTSLVLEIVDVVIFLKDRGIIHRDLTSHAFRICDGGQRIVLHDFSIALMLEDKDFIQADDNHLIPTLWSAPESILEDKYNVKSDAWMVGHLLYEVFTHGCQPYTEMYTFGIDKVLSYVVFHNLQPKQWQCIPKCIFELITALLQRNPDDRCDLSEIHNKLKETIDMYSSQGSKRRHPSFRHEEDTLYPSIDPKQDVPMRGIPQLFLQMKKQTISRSDHLYNAYTNLKIEERRSQITQIQIQISELTAPDRPRVDIENDHIHVREPVTTALIDRIRSHLESDTFINVLKMKSCPTWTKTDGQSDTYLLDYSMDCRTSVMEIANSRHFGDPFIDIVKKKNIDLVLKMVKFVMEMNRCSWILGSVRCADMYLCNENDQVVMARLGRMLWFDRSGLEDDYVIASQDCTDDMRWCPIEVLQFKQYSFASDVYSLAMTIYEFFMTLSVNQKDPMAGELESAPFPNVALEDLRDNLFRDCKPDQPEACPEWLYEQMCRCWSKDKDKRPTCGELYTIIEKHLRTEENVSEQDQYDKITEQTDNNDQYDDILENGAKNNLSVSEMEGDYESIPFDCVNSDSDSEDNEILLRKQQQRKTKGILLDTNADANSTDSMEYGFVTNTDNELESPRANSVVFSLDI